Proteins found in one Magnolia sinica isolate HGM2019 chromosome 5, MsV1, whole genome shotgun sequence genomic segment:
- the LOC131247159 gene encoding pentatricopeptide repeat-containing protein At2g13420, mitochondrial-like, producing MVPDASRWSWRVGQVISSIPGRVDQLFEEGTRFVLGKGDCIRSWKDEQCYLAIFSLVVNKEAWVLALLLLTAGRDPGIIPRNVHPPEPEGFEGSTEVGGGQTPPLRLPRTKDVYVNGISVKVNILIALDPSVQWSGFSERWAQIFRGWHHYAVYLEVQAAERYGSLSNIVTYNVLLNGLCRKSSLHPETRFERTIQAAENLFEEMQRRGVEPDVTSYSIVLHVYSRAHKPDLSLWKLGLMKESGISPTVATYTSVIKCLCSCGRLEDAEKLLDEMVGNDVCPSAATYNCFFKEYRGRKDADSALKLYRKVRELLISEPSILSINSYNILVGMFSKLDRMEIVRELWNDMKESGVGPDLDSYTLLIHRLCDKQKWREACQFFVEMIEKGFLPQKTTFETLYKGLIQSDMLRTWRRLKNKLEEESLKFGVDFQQYHFKPYRR from the exons ATGGTGCCGGATGCTTCGAGGTGGAG TTGGAGAGTTGGGCAGGTTATATCTTCCATTCCAGGAAGAGTGGACCAGCTGTTTGAGGAAGGAACAAGGTTCGTGCTAGGGAAGGGGGACTGTATTCGGTCTTGGAAGGATGAGCAGTGCTACCTGGCGATTTTCTCTCTCGTGGTGAACAAGGAAGCTTGG GTTTTAGCTCTTCTCCTGCTCACTGCTGGCAGAGATCCTGGTATAATACCTCGCAATGTGCATCCTCCAGAGCCAGAAGGCTTTGAAGGAAGTACCGAAGTTGGAGGAGGTCAAACCCCCCCACTACGCTTACCTCGCACGAAGGACGTCTATGTCAATGGAATATCTGTAAAGGTCAA TATCCTCATCGCACTGGATCCATcagttcaatggtctggatttagTGAACGATGGGCCCAAATTTTCAGAGGGTGGCATCATTATGCTGTGTATCTGGAGGTTCAGGCTGCTGAAAG ATATGGCTCTCTCTCCAATATAGTCACTTACAATGTTCTTTTAAATGGGTTGTGTCGGAAATCTAGCTTGCACCCGGAAACCCGGTTCGAGAGAACTATTCAGGCTGCGGAGAacttgtttgaagaaatgcaaAGAAGAGGGGTGGAGCCAGATGTTACAAGCTACTCAATAGTTTTGCATGTTTATAGCCGTGCGCATAAGCCTGATTTGTCACTTTGGAAATTAGGGCTGATGAAGGAGAGTGGGATTAGCCCGACAGTTGCAACATACACTTCTGTTATTAAATGCCTTTGTTCATGCGGGAGATTGGAAGATGCAGAGAAATTGCTCGATGAGATGGTGGGGAACGACGTTTGTCCATCTGCTGCGACCTATAATTGTTTCTTTAAGGAGTACCGTGGAAGGAAGGATGCTGATAGTGCTTTGAAATTGTACAGGAAGGTGAGGGAATTGTTGATTTCAGAACCTAGCATATTGAGTATAAATTCATATAATATTTTGGTTGGAATGTTTTCTAAGTTGGACCGGATGGAGATAGTGCGGGAGTTATGGAATGATATGAAAGAGAGTGGGGTCGGGCCAGATTTGGATTCATACACATTGTTGATTCATAGGCTTTGCGACAAACAAAAATGGAGAGAGGCTTGCCAGTTTTTTGTGGAGATgatagagaagggtttccttccACAGAAGACCACATTTGAGACATTGTACAAAGGGTTGATACAGTCTGATATGTTGCGCACTTGGAGGAGATTGAAGAACAAGCTTGAGGAAGAGTCGTTGAAGTTCGGTGTAGATTTTCAGCAATATCATTTCAAGCCTTATAGGAGATGA